From a region of the Sulfuriferula plumbiphila genome:
- the metK gene encoding methionine adenosyltransferase: MNNRRHLFTSESVAEGHPDKIADQISDAILDAFLAEEPTAKVACETFVADNLLVIAGEFKTARKTLFSEIQNRAEEIARQVLRDIGYQDAETGIDPNSCEVQVRFNHQSIQIHKGITLADGDIGAGDQGLMFGYACDETPDLMPYPIWLAHRLVKRQAELRKSGALPWLRPDAKSQVTVAYEGQRVAGIENVIISTQIERDLDPVWVTQEITRAIIDPLVPMELRSPGFRLWVNPAGPFEIGGPNGDTGLTGRKIIVDTYGGSCPHGGGAFSGKDPTKVDRSAAYMARYIAKNLVAAGYAKRCLVQLAYAIGVAEPVSLLIETYGTGNMPDEKLETMVRSSFELTPRGIIDSLDLRRPIYRQTAAYGHFGRTEPEFTWERTDQAGKLALFDV; this comes from the coding sequence ATGAATAACCGACGCCATCTGTTTACCTCCGAATCCGTTGCTGAAGGCCATCCGGACAAGATCGCCGATCAGATTTCCGACGCCATTCTGGATGCTTTTCTTGCCGAAGAGCCCACAGCCAAAGTGGCCTGTGAAACCTTCGTGGCCGATAATCTGCTGGTGATTGCCGGTGAGTTCAAGACTGCCCGCAAGACGCTTTTCAGCGAGATTCAAAACCGCGCCGAAGAGATTGCCCGCCAGGTGCTGCGCGACATCGGTTATCAGGATGCTGAAACCGGCATCGATCCGAACAGTTGCGAAGTGCAGGTGCGCTTTAATCATCAGTCTATCCAGATTCATAAAGGCATCACACTGGCAGACGGCGACATCGGTGCAGGCGACCAGGGGCTGATGTTTGGTTATGCCTGTGACGAAACCCCGGACCTGATGCCCTACCCCATCTGGCTGGCGCATCGCCTCGTGAAACGACAAGCCGAGCTGCGCAAGTCCGGAGCCCTGCCCTGGTTGCGTCCCGATGCAAAAAGCCAAGTGACCGTCGCGTATGAAGGACAGCGCGTGGCAGGCATCGAGAACGTGATCATCTCCACGCAGATCGAGCGCGACCTCGATCCCGTCTGGGTCACGCAGGAAATTACGCGCGCAATCATCGACCCGCTGGTGCCGATGGAACTGCGCTCACCAGGTTTCAGGCTGTGGGTCAACCCCGCCGGTCCATTCGAAATTGGCGGCCCGAATGGCGACACCGGCCTCACCGGCCGCAAGATCATCGTCGATACCTATGGCGGCTCCTGCCCACACGGCGGCGGCGCATTTTCAGGAAAAGACCCCACCAAGGTGGATCGCTCAGCGGCATATATGGCCAGATACATCGCCAAAAACCTCGTCGCGGCGGGCTATGCCAAGCGTTGCCTGGTGCAGTTGGCGTATGCCATCGGGGTAGCAGAACCTGTCTCCCTGCTGATTGAAACCTATGGCACCGGAAACATGCCCGATGAAAAGCTGGAAACCATGGTGCGCAGCAGCTTTGAGCTGACACCACGCGGCATCATCGACAGCCTGGATTTACGCCGACCCATCTACCGGCAGACCGCCGCCTATGGGCATTTTGGACGGACAGAACCGGAGTTCACCTGGGAACGCACTGATCAGGCCGGGAAATTGGCGTTGTTTGATGTGTGA
- the earP gene encoding elongation factor P maturation arginine rhamnosyltransferase EarP, with product METGRNWDIFCTVVDNYGDIGVAWRLARQLAAGHGLNVRLWVDDLGSFHHLCTAINPILSAQSVDGVTVRHWVSPFPDATPADVVIEAFGCKLPQSYLTAMAAMQPKPVWVNLEYLSAEDWVEGCHGLPSPHPRLPLTQHFYFPGFNAHTGGLLHEAGLAERRIGFQRDPAVQDDFWMSLGMKPAPDALRVSLFGYENPAVAELLEAWAEGELPVLCVLPESKLLPQVAAFFGATGLIPGEQRQRGKLILHVLPFLPQPRYDELLWACDLNFVRGEDSLVRGLWAARPLVWHIYPQRDDAHLEKLNAFLKHYCAGMSPQSATALQDFWHAWNAGKGAGPAWVNYRQHQAEIDAHACRWVDCLLKNEDMGARLVQFCQSKLK from the coding sequence ATGGAGACAGGCCGCAACTGGGATATTTTCTGCACCGTGGTGGACAACTACGGCGACATCGGCGTGGCCTGGCGTCTGGCGCGGCAGCTGGCCGCCGGGCATGGCCTGAATGTGCGCCTGTGGGTGGATGACCTCGGCAGTTTTCATCATCTCTGCACTGCAATCAACCCGATACTGTCCGCGCAAAGTGTGGACGGGGTGACCGTGCGGCATTGGGTTAGCCCGTTTCCCGATGCCACGCCTGCCGATGTTGTCATCGAAGCCTTCGGCTGCAAATTGCCGCAAAGCTACCTGACTGCAATGGCCGCGATGCAGCCCAAGCCGGTCTGGGTCAATCTGGAATATCTCAGCGCTGAAGATTGGGTGGAGGGCTGTCATGGACTGCCTTCGCCGCATCCCCGGCTGCCGCTCACCCAACATTTCTATTTCCCGGGTTTTAACGCCCATACCGGTGGCCTGTTACATGAAGCTGGGCTCGCCGAGCGGCGCATAGGCTTTCAGCGCGACCCGGCGGTGCAGGATGATTTCTGGATGTCGCTGGGTATGAAACCTGCACCCGATGCGCTACGGGTGTCCCTGTTTGGCTATGAAAATCCCGCCGTGGCGGAATTGCTCGAGGCCTGGGCAGAAGGCGAACTTCCGGTGCTGTGTGTGCTGCCGGAAAGCAAGTTGCTGCCGCAGGTCGCCGCATTCTTCGGCGCAACCGGGTTGATTCCCGGCGAGCAGCGCCAGCGCGGAAAGCTGATCCTGCACGTGCTGCCATTTTTGCCGCAACCCCGCTATGACGAATTGCTGTGGGCGTGCGACCTCAATTTCGTGCGCGGCGAAGATTCGCTGGTGCGCGGGCTATGGGCGGCGCGGCCATTGGTCTGGCATATTTATCCGCAGCGGGACGATGCGCACCTGGAAAAACTGAACGCATTTTTGAAGCATTATTGTGCAGGGATGTCTCCTCAGTCCGCCACGGCCTTGCAGGATTTTTGGCATGCCTGGAATGCAGGCAAGGGAGCGGGGCCGGCCTGGGTGAATTACCGGCAGCATCAGGCCGAGATCGATGCCCACGCCTGCCGCTGGGTTGATTGCCTGTTGAAAAACGAAGATATGGGCGCACGTCTGGTGCAGTTTTGCCAAAGTAAGCTAAAATGA
- a CDS encoding type II toxin-antitoxin system RelE/ParE family toxin: MIQSFKCADTLALFAGSPTPRCVNIKTVAERKLQMLHRATRIDDLRIPPQNRLEKLKDNRKGAWSIRINDQWRVCFRYEEGNALDVEIVDYH; encoded by the coding sequence ATGATCCAGTCGTTCAAATGCGCCGACACACTGGCCTTGTTTGCTGGCAGTCCAACGCCACGATGCGTGAATATCAAGACGGTTGCCGAACGAAAATTGCAGATGCTGCATCGTGCCACCCGCATCGACGATTTGCGCATCCCCCCGCAAAACCGGCTGGAAAAACTCAAAGACAACCGCAAGGGAGCCTGGAGCATTCGCATCAACGATCAATGGCGCGTCTGTTTCCGCTACGAAGAGGGCAATGCATTGGATGTCGAAATCGTCGATTACCACTGA
- a CDS encoding NfeD family protein, which produces MKRFSTFLLLLLALVWSTLAWAAAPVLLLKVEGAIGPASADYVTRGLEHAARDGAQLVVLQMDTPGGLDTSMRKMIKAILTSPVPVVSYVAPSGARAASAGTYILYASHIAAMAPGTNLGAATPVQIGIPGSREPQSAGDGGGKPAQASKDAMTRKAVNDAAAYIRGLAQLRGRNAQWAEQAVREAASLSAEEALKIRVIDYVAPDLPHLLRQLDGKQVSVVGGVRTLATAGAPLIAYQADWRTRFLAVITDPSVALILLMIGVYGLFFEFFNPGFVAPGVLGGICLLLALYAFQLLPVNYAGLTLILLGIAFMVAEAFAPSFGVLGIGGVAAFVIGAVILIDTELPGFGIPIGLIVAISAVSAVLIASLAGMALKVRRRTVVSGAEQLLGSVGEVVKCSEDICWARVHSELWQVKSTQVLIPGQHIRVTGREGLTLIVMPQFEKGV; this is translated from the coding sequence ATGAAGCGCTTTAGTACATTCCTGTTGCTGTTACTCGCGTTGGTGTGGAGTACGCTCGCATGGGCTGCCGCACCGGTGCTGCTGTTGAAGGTGGAGGGCGCCATCGGGCCGGCCAGCGCAGATTACGTGACGCGCGGGCTGGAACACGCCGCCCGCGATGGAGCACAGCTGGTGGTGTTGCAAATGGACACGCCGGGCGGGCTCGACACGTCCATGCGCAAGATGATCAAGGCGATTCTCACGTCACCGGTGCCGGTGGTCAGTTATGTCGCGCCCAGCGGCGCGCGCGCTGCCAGCGCCGGCACCTATATCCTCTACGCCAGCCACATTGCGGCGATGGCGCCCGGCACCAATCTGGGCGCTGCAACGCCGGTGCAGATCGGTATACCGGGGTCACGCGAACCGCAAAGTGCTGGAGACGGAGGCGGAAAACCAGCACAGGCGTCCAAAGATGCCATGACCCGGAAGGCGGTCAACGATGCCGCCGCCTATATCCGTGGCCTTGCCCAGTTGCGCGGGCGTAACGCACAATGGGCAGAGCAGGCAGTACGCGAGGCGGCCAGCCTGTCTGCCGAGGAAGCACTCAAAATCAGGGTGATTGATTATGTGGCGCCAGACCTGCCGCATTTGCTCCGGCAACTGGATGGCAAGCAGGTCAGCGTAGTCGGTGGCGTGCGCACATTGGCCACCGCAGGCGCACCCCTGATTGCTTACCAGGCTGATTGGCGCACCCGCTTCCTCGCGGTGATTACCGACCCCAGCGTGGCGCTGATTCTGCTCATGATCGGCGTATACGGGCTGTTCTTCGAATTTTTCAACCCCGGCTTCGTTGCACCCGGTGTACTGGGCGGCATCTGTTTGTTGCTGGCGCTGTATGCTTTCCAGTTGCTGCCGGTGAATTACGCCGGCCTGACGCTGATCCTGCTTGGCATTGCGTTTATGGTGGCGGAGGCGTTCGCGCCCAGTTTTGGCGTACTCGGCATCGGCGGGGTAGCGGCTTTTGTCATTGGCGCGGTGATATTGATTGACACCGAACTGCCCGGCTTTGGCATTCCCATCGGTCTGATTGTCGCGATAAGTGCAGTCAGCGCGGTACTCATTGCAAGCCTGGCCGGCATGGCGCTGAAGGTGCGGCGCAGAACCGTGGTGAGTGGGGCCGAGCAACTGCTCGGCAGCGTCGGCGAGGTGGTCAAATGTAGTGAAGATATTTGCTGGGCGCGCGTTCACAGCGAGTTGTGGCAGGTCAAAAGCACCCAGGTTCTGATTCCCGGTCAGCATATCCGGGTCACTGGCAGGGAAGGCCTGACGCTTATTGTCATGCCTCAATTTGAAAAAGGAGTCTGA
- a CDS encoding DUF190 domain-containing protein — translation MQDNWLRLYTSEKQKHVGKPLYEWLLETARKQGIAGGTVFRATAGFGRHGFTEETFFELAGELPMLVEFIASAEQVEALLALCAQENLRLFYTRIPVTHGITGS, via the coding sequence ATGCAAGATAACTGGCTGCGCCTCTACACTTCCGAAAAACAGAAACACGTCGGCAAACCGCTCTATGAATGGCTGCTGGAAACCGCGCGCAAGCAAGGCATCGCAGGCGGCACGGTATTCCGGGCGACCGCCGGATTCGGCCGCCATGGCTTCACTGAGGAAACCTTCTTCGAGCTGGCAGGCGAGTTGCCGATGCTGGTGGAATTCATCGCCAGCGCGGAACAGGTCGAGGCGCTGCTGGCCCTCTGCGCGCAGGAAAACCTGCGCCTGTTCTACACCCGCATCCCCGTTACCCACGGCATCACCGGTTCCTGA
- a CDS encoding HigA family addiction module antitoxin, which produces MTVINGMRPIHPGEILREEFMIPLGLSANALAIALRVPAPRINDIARERRTVTADTALRLARYFGTSAEFWLGLQSDYDMKITLAEHGARIEKDVAPMGQAA; this is translated from the coding sequence ATGACAGTTATCAATGGAATGCGTCCAATTCACCCCGGTGAAATCCTGCGCGAAGAATTCATGATCCCGCTGGGACTGTCTGCCAACGCGCTTGCCATCGCCTTGCGTGTACCCGCCCCACGCATCAACGACATCGCGCGCGAGCGCCGCACCGTCACCGCCGACACCGCCCTGCGCCTGGCGCGCTATTTCGGCACCAGCGCGGAATTCTGGTTGGGCTTGCAATCGGACTACGACATGAAAATCACTCTGGCCGAACATGGCGCGCGCATCGAGAAAGACGTGGCACCCATGGGACAGGCGGCGTGA
- the crcB gene encoding fluoride efflux transporter CrcB: protein MGVNAFLAIGVGAALGAWLRWGLGLWLNPLFPTLPMGTLAANLLGGYLIGLAMAFFASYTGLAPEARLLVITGFLGGLTTFSTFSAEIFTLLSRQQWGWGLTSVFLHLVGSVLMTALGVLTFRFFRG from the coding sequence ATGGGAGTGAACGCTTTTTTGGCAATCGGAGTGGGTGCGGCGCTGGGCGCATGGCTGCGCTGGGGACTGGGACTCTGGCTGAATCCGCTGTTTCCCACGTTGCCGATGGGCACGCTGGCGGCTAATTTGCTGGGCGGCTATCTGATCGGGCTGGCGATGGCTTTTTTCGCCAGCTATACCGGGCTGGCGCCGGAAGCACGGCTGCTGGTGATTACCGGATTTCTGGGCGGATTGACCACGTTCTCCACTTTTTCCGCCGAGATATTCACGCTGCTCTCGCGTCAGCAATGGGGCTGGGGACTGACGTCGGTGTTCCTGCACCTGGTCGGCTCGGTGCTGATGACCGCACTCGGCGTGCTCACCTTCAGGTTTTTCAGGGGCTGA
- a CDS encoding sulfite exporter TauE/SafE family protein: MTSYADQAILFVASFAANWFSALSGGGAGLIQFPMLIFLGLPFGVALATHKVASVALGLGATVRYLRENHLERRFSLIILGAGLPGVVLGAGTILQLAPRTALFLLGVLTLGLGLYSVFKPRLGMEHAPKNREGSGLLTGMLGLFVVGFLNGSITSGTGLFLTIWLIHHFGLDYKRAVAYTLVLCGLVWNGTGALVLGYLGSIAWGWMPALLAGSILGGYFGSHIAIRKGNLWIKRAFEVITILIGVKLVLG, encoded by the coding sequence ATGACCTCTTACGCCGACCAGGCCATCCTGTTCGTCGCGTCTTTTGCCGCCAACTGGTTTTCTGCACTGTCCGGCGGGGGGGCGGGGCTGATCCAGTTTCCCATGCTGATTTTCCTCGGGCTGCCCTTCGGCGTGGCGCTGGCTACGCATAAAGTCGCCAGTGTGGCGTTGGGGCTGGGTGCTACTGTTCGCTATCTCAGGGAAAACCATCTGGAACGGCGTTTTTCCCTGATCATCCTCGGCGCAGGCTTGCCCGGCGTGGTGCTGGGGGCCGGCACCATCCTTCAGCTGGCGCCGCGCACTGCCCTTTTTCTGCTGGGTGTGCTGACCCTGGGTCTGGGGCTGTATTCCGTATTCAAACCCCGTCTGGGCATGGAGCATGCGCCGAAAAATCGGGAAGGCAGCGGGCTGCTCACCGGCATGCTCGGTCTGTTCGTGGTGGGCTTTCTCAATGGATCGATCACTTCCGGTACCGGTCTGTTCCTGACCATCTGGCTGATTCATCATTTCGGCCTCGATTACAAGCGCGCCGTGGCCTACACCCTGGTGCTGTGCGGGTTGGTGTGGAACGGCACCGGCGCGCTGGTGCTGGGCTATCTTGGCAGCATCGCCTGGGGCTGGATGCCGGCGCTGCTGGCGGGCTCAATCCTGGGCGGCTATTTCGGCAGCCATATTGCCATCAGGAAAGGCAACCTGTGGATCAAGCGCGCGTTTGAAGTGATCACCATTCTGATTGGCGTCAAGCTGGTTCTGGGCTGA
- the efp gene encoding elongation factor P, which translates to MKTAQEVRAGNVIMVGTDPMVVLKAEFSKSGRNSSVVKMKMKNLLTGSASETVYKADEKFEQVVLERKECTYSYFADPLYVFMDSEFNQYEVELENMGDALNYLEDGMSLEVIFYNGKAISVDMPTTVVREVTYTEPAVRGDTSGKVLKPAKITTGFELPVAAFVEIGDKIEIDTRTGEFKRRIAA; encoded by the coding sequence ATGAAAACAGCACAGGAAGTTCGCGCAGGCAATGTAATTATGGTCGGTACCGATCCCATGGTTGTATTGAAAGCCGAGTTCAGCAAATCCGGCCGCAACTCGTCCGTGGTCAAAATGAAGATGAAAAATCTGCTTACCGGTTCCGCTTCCGAGACCGTGTATAAAGCCGACGAAAAATTTGAACAAGTCGTGCTCGAACGCAAGGAGTGCACTTATTCCTATTTTGCCGACCCGCTGTATGTGTTCATGGACAGCGAGTTCAACCAGTACGAAGTCGAACTGGAAAACATGGGCGACGCGTTGAACTATCTGGAAGACGGCATGAGCCTGGAAGTGATTTTCTACAACGGCAAGGCCATTTCCGTGGACATGCCCACCACTGTGGTGCGCGAAGTGACCTACACTGAGCCCGCGGTGCGCGGCGACACCTCCGGCAAAGTGCTCAAACCTGCCAAGATTACTACCGGCTTTGAGTTACCGGTGGCTGCGTTTGTTGAGATTGGCGACAAGATCGAAATCGATACACGTACCGGGGAATTCAAACGGCGTATTGCGGCCTGA
- a CDS encoding slipin family protein has protein sequence MEFSFGFGGVFIILIALAVSSIRILREYERGVVFQLGRFWKVKGPGLVIIIPGVQQMVRIELRTVVHEIPPQDVISHDNVSIKVDAVLYFRVVDPEKAFIQVEDYFSATSKLAQTTLRSVLGKHDLDEMLSERDKINTDIQTILDSQTEAWGIKVSVVEIRNIELTEDMIRAIAKQAEAERDRRSKVIHADAEFQASQTLVNAAAILASAPGGMQLRYLQTLAEIATEKNSTIVFPLPIDLIKPFLEIMEKASGKGSKDTPAS, from the coding sequence ATGGAATTCAGTTTCGGTTTTGGTGGTGTGTTCATCATCCTGATTGCGCTGGCGGTTTCGTCAATCCGTATCCTGCGCGAGTACGAGCGCGGTGTGGTGTTCCAGCTGGGGCGATTCTGGAAGGTGAAGGGGCCGGGGCTGGTGATCATCATCCCGGGGGTTCAGCAAATGGTGCGGATAGAATTGCGCACCGTGGTGCACGAGATCCCCCCCCAGGACGTGATCTCGCACGACAACGTCTCCATCAAAGTCGACGCGGTGCTTTACTTCCGCGTGGTGGACCCGGAAAAAGCCTTCATCCAGGTGGAGGATTATTTTTCCGCCACCAGCAAGCTCGCCCAGACCACCTTGCGCTCGGTTCTGGGCAAGCATGATCTGGATGAAATGCTGTCCGAGCGGGACAAGATCAACACCGACATCCAGACGATACTTGATTCCCAGACCGAGGCCTGGGGGATCAAGGTCAGCGTGGTCGAGATCCGCAATATCGAACTCACCGAAGACATGATTCGCGCCATCGCCAAACAGGCCGAGGCCGAGCGCGACCGCCGCTCCAAAGTGATCCATGCGGATGCCGAGTTCCAGGCATCGCAGACCCTGGTCAATGCCGCCGCCATTCTGGCCTCTGCGCCGGGGGGCATGCAGTTGCGTTATCTGCAGACCCTGGCCGAGATCGCCACGGAAAAGAATTCCACTATCGTCTTTCCGCTGCCCATCGATCTCATCAAGCCGTTCCTGGAGATCATGGAGAAAGCGTCCGGAAAGGGAAGTAAGGACACGCCTGCTTCCTAA